In Gammaproteobacteria bacterium, the DNA window CAAGGCGATGACGGATGTGACGGGGTTTGGCCTGATGGGGCACCTCACAGAGTTGTGTCTGGGGAGTCATTTACAGGCGCAACTGATCTTTGATGCCGTGCCGACGCTACCGGAGGTTGAATACTATCTGGCGCTAGGGTGTACTCCAGGCGGCACGCTACGAAATTTTGAAAGCTATGGTCACCATATTGGTGGCATGAGTGAACAGCAACAGATGATTTTGTGTGACCCACAAACCTCAGGCGGCCTCTTGGTGGCTGTTGCAGCCGAGGGCGAAGCTGAATTTTTAGCATTAACCGAAGCGCTAGGAATGTCATTGAGTCCGATAGGCCAGTTGAGCACCCCCGTCGCGAATCATGCTCTGGTGGAGATTATATGATGGAGCTTCCACAGGTTGACGACTATTCAGCGCTTTTTTTAGATGAAGTACCGATGATCGACCTGCGAGCCCCGCAGGAGTTTGAGCAGGGACGCTTTCAAAATGCGATAAACCTACCGTTAATGAACGATGAAGAGCGCAAGTTAGTGGGTATTTGCTATAAAGAACAAGGCCAGCAACAGGCGATTGCGCTGGGTCATGAGCTAGTAACCGGCGAGGTAAAACAGCAGCGCCTGGAGCGGTGGCTGCGGTTTGTAGAAGAGAATCCACAGGGTGTTTTGTACTGCTTTCGTGGCGGACTACGCTCACAAATAACCCAGCGCTGGATCTATGAAGAGAGCGGCATCGTCTACCCACGAGTACACGGTGGCTACAAAACACTGCGCCGTTATTTGCTCGATGAGCTAGAGCGCTCCATTGCGCAGATACAGCCGACCATCCTCAGTGGACGCACTGGCACAGGCAAGACACTGCTACTAAAGAAAATCAATAACAGCATCGACTTGGAAGGCGTCTATCATCATCGTGGTTCAGCATTTGGTCGTCACGCCACGCCACAACCGAGCCAGATCGATGTGGAGAACCGGCTTTCAGTTGAGCTGCTGAAAAAAATCATATTAGCCGCTGAAGCAGCGCCCCAACTGCTGCTTGAAGATGAAGGGAGCAATATCGGCTCACGCAACCTGCCCCACTCACTGATTGAGCGCATGGTGGCGGCACCCATCGTGGTACTGGAAATTCCACTAGCGCAACGGGTCGATATCGTATTCGATGAATATATTACGGCAGCGCTCTCTGAATATCAGCAGCTACTGGGCGACGAGCACGGCTTTACCACCTGGTCAGAAAACCTGCGCCAGGCACTTGGACGGGTTAAACGTCGCTTAGGTGGAGAGCGTTACGGACTGCTTGATGCCGTGATGAGTGGTGCGATTTCTGACCAGCAACAACGGGGTGAAACATCGGCTCACCGCGAGTGGATTCAGCGATTACTTAACGATTACTACGACCCAATGTATGACTATCAGTTACAGAAAAAAGCCGAGCGCATCACCTTTCGGGGCGATGACAAAGCAGTAATTGAGTATCTTAATACTCAAAATATTACCTAATTGCACACTGGGGTCAGAGTAAACGTTACTTTACTCTGACCCCAGCGTCCACTCCCCTGCGACAACATGTCGCATTCTTTCTATGCCGGGATTCCAATACAATTTTGTCATTAACTGTTCCCTACCCGGTTTATTGACTAAATTATAGGAGTCTCCATGGCTATTCATAATAAGCGTAATATTTTATGGTCGGCACTGCTGCTGAGTGGTGCTGTGGCATTGAGTGGCTGTAATAGCTCATCAGATGATAATACCGTTGAGGGTGCAGCAATCGAGGGCTCTATTTTTGCCGCCCCGGTGAGTGCTGCTTCGATATCTGTGTTTGACCTGAATGGTAATCGGGTGGCAGGTCCGGTGACGAGTGGGGCAGATGGGCATTATCAAATCACAATTCCTGATGCACACCTTGCCAGTGACCTTAGCTTTATCAGCAGTGGCGGCACGTTTACAGATGAGGCGACGGGTGAGGCTAATGTCAGCGCAGGTCAAATGTCTGTTTATGTCGCGGCAGATAGCCTTGCGGCGGGTAGTGAAGTACACGCGACACCCTCTTCTACGATTATGCACCAGTTGATTATGCAACATGGTCAAGGCTATGTAGAGGCGCAGGCGGCTTTTGAGAGTGCCTTTGGTTATCAGCCTGATTATACTGTGGCACCAACGGATGCGACCGCACCGGCGGCCGATGCGACCGACCAGCAAATGTTGGCGGGACTGCGTGCCGCCAGTTTCAGCCAATTAGCCCAGGATTTGGGGATGAGCGCCACTGATCAGTTTGCCTTGCTGGAGGCGTTGGCACTGGATTTGTCAGATGGTGAGCTTGACGGGCAGAGTACATCGGGTGCGGTTATTCTCCCGGCACCTGTCAACATACCATTGCAATTGCATATTCAGCATCAGTTTGCGATGGCACTGGAGGGGTTTCATCGGGGGGGGCGCAATGCAAC includes these proteins:
- the mnmH gene encoding tRNA 2-selenouridine(34) synthase MnmH, with protein sequence MMELPQVDDYSALFLDEVPMIDLRAPQEFEQGRFQNAINLPLMNDEERKLVGICYKEQGQQQAIALGHELVTGEVKQQRLERWLRFVEENPQGVLYCFRGGLRSQITQRWIYEESGIVYPRVHGGYKTLRRYLLDELERSIAQIQPTILSGRTGTGKTLLLKKINNSIDLEGVYHHRGSAFGRHATPQPSQIDVENRLSVELLKKIILAAEAAPQLLLEDEGSNIGSRNLPHSLIERMVAAPIVVLEIPLAQRVDIVFDEYITAALSEYQQLLGDEHGFTTWSENLRQALGRVKRRLGGERYGLLDAVMSGAISDQQQRGETSAHREWIQRLLNDYYDPMYDYQLQKKAERITFRGDDKAVIEYLNTQNIT